ACTGCTTCATTTTCCTCAGCTGCTTTTAATAATTCAGGAATATCCTTTACCACATACAAACGTTTAGGTCCGATTTTCAATTCCAGCGACATCATGCCTAAAAAGCGGGGGGAATAAGCCGACTGAAGGTGCAAAGTATACTCCACATTAAGTGGTTCCCGTTCTTGAAACGCTTCTTGTTTTTTCATGTAAATTTGCTCAAAAGAATCCATTAAGCGTTTCGCACGTCGCTGACTTGCTGATGGCATATGGGGCTTATCGGCAGGCTTCATCAACGAGCTAGAAGTTAGCTTCGTTCTCTCCAATTCTTGACACTCGTTTTTTATCTTCAGCATGACAGCCACAAGATGCTTGCACATTCCTTCATACTCATGAAAGGCAGCACACGTACAGCCCATGCTTTCCACTTCAAACGTTTTGAGGTCATACTCTACGGCAACATGATAACTATCACCAAACGAGGAGGCAGCCACTTCTCCTTCATAAACCCCTGTGGTTGCATTTTTCATAAGCTCGATAATTTTATTTTCCGAAAAATACGTCAACCCTTTTTCAAATGTGGTAGGCAGTGCACATTCATGACGTATATCGTCATGAGATAATGTTTCCAGGTTCATTTTTTTCACCTGCTTTTAAATTATTTATAAAATGACTGTACTAAGAATTATCTGTTTTATGAGAGCATTTGAAGACTCATCACATAAGTATCGTATGTTTAACTGAAAGCTAAACACTCATTTTTTCATTTTACCAAATAACCAATGCTAAATCGAAAATCATTCGGTTCAATTTTTATGACAACTCACGATTGTCCTATTTTAAAATATAGATCAAAAGACCTTATTAACCAATACATACCGTTAACAACCATAAGTCAGCTTTACGAGTATGGTAAACTAAAATTGACTTCATACTTTGGACCAACGTTATCGTACAAAACACACCTCTAAAAAAACACCTATAGTGATCATTCTCTACAGGCAGACATCCCGCATAGGATGTCCAGAGTTGGCTGGGCCTCTGGGAGTCATCCCCTTTCCATACAGTGCTTTTAAAAAGGATATGTGATACTATTTATTTTTCATTATGCGATTGTTACGTCGAAAATTAATTGTTACTACTTATGGAACTTTTTAACGATGTGGACGTAACTATTTAACACATGATATATTTTTACTTCTTTGGAGGAATGACAATGAAATCTTACGTAACATTATCTTTAATCGGAACTAGCTTACTCCTATTCGCCGGGTGCAGTGATTCAACTGCTTCTATAGAATTTGAGGATGCCGCATTGGAAGAAGCCGTATTAGAAGCAGTGGATAGTGAAGAAGAAACTGTAACGACAGAAGAAGCTGCTAGTGTAAAAATCCTTGATGCGAGTGACGCAGGGATTGAAAAGATTGCTGGTATTGAGCAGTTAGAAAATTTAACTGATTTAAACCTTGCTGGGAATGCTATTTCTGATTTTTCTCCGCTGGACGAGTTAGAACATCTAGAAGTGCTTCACGCAGGTGACGTATTTATTACAGAAACGATGGATGACAGTCAATGGGAATTGTTAGAACAACTCGAGGAAGACGGCATGGAGGTGAACGCGAGAGTGCGCCTCTCGGTGGAAGATCCCGAGGATGAACCGTCAAAGGGGATCTTTTTAACTGTTTCGGAAGGAAATCAAATAGTTTATTTACTTGGATCAATCCATGTAGGTGATGAAAATCTATACCCTCTACATAACGAAATTGAAGAAGCATTTGACGAAGCTGATCACTTAGCAGTAGAAATTGATATGGCGGACATTGATGAAATGGAAATCACGAGCTATATGATGCAAGAAGGTATGTATACAGATGGCACTGCATTATCCGACGTGTTAGATGAAGATGTGTACGAAGAAGCCGTCTCACACCTTTCAGAATTTGGGATGACAAGTAGCCTAGTTGATTCTTACAAACCATGGTTTGTCTCAATGCTCCTTACAGATGTCGCGTTAATGGAAACAGACTTCAGTGGTGAGCATGGCATTGATAATTATTTTATGGAGCGTGCGCATAATGATGGTCTCCCTGTGATTAGCCTTGAATCAATTGAAAGTCAGCTAGAGACTATTAGCGGTGCCCCAGAAGAGGAACAGATTGAAAGCCTTGAAGCCACTGTTGAAGGTTACGACGTGTATGAGGAAGATACTCGACAATTAATTAATCTTTGGCGCAGCGGGAACAGTGAGCTGTTAACATACTTACGAGAGATGGATAATGAAACTGATCAGCTTGCTCTTGATGAAAGAGATGTGGCAATGACTGATCAAATTGAAGAATTTCTTCAAGGAGATAATGGAGATACCTATTTTGTTGTCGTAGGGGCCATGCATCTCGTAGGTGATAATAGCATTGCAGGCCTTTTAGAACAGCGTGGCTATGATGTTGAGACGCCAGAGGGATTTTAAAAGTGGCCTGACCCTATATCAATGTTAGTGATTTAATCAAAACCACCCGTGTTGGTGGTTTTGATTTTCTATTTAAGACCCATGCCTCTTTGACAGGGGCAGTTCATTATTTCTCGAGCTTATTATTAACTAATGATATCTCCCTAGCATTGCATAAAAATGTCATCATTTTCTGTTTAGAGCCAAAGGCCCGATTAAAGGTGGATTTTGCCGGGTTACCATCTGACTTATCCATTATAAATTTTCTTTGTACAACATAACTTTAATGAACAAAAAAGACACGTGACATCCTAATAGGGAAGGGGTGTCCTTAATAAAAACCTCGTTTTACGCCCCTTTTTTATCACAGATAACCGTCTAACAATCAATAGGATAAGAGCGAAAACGCCCACTGAATTGAAGGTTCGTTTTATAAACTTGTTCCCCTCTTTATTTAGATTAAGAAGCTTGTCAATAATCGAGTCATTAGTGAGAGTAAAATAAGCGGATATTTTCCGGTTAAATGCAGAAGAGAGCTCATCTTTAGGAATATAGGGGAAAATTTTCCGATTATGCAAAGCAAAACGAGCCATTTTCTGATTTTCCGAGGCAATAGGCGGAATATCTCCATCTATTTAAGCTATTGTCAATGCTAAATGACTCATTAAGAGAAATTTCTCCTTCTATTTCTCAGATCGGACTCTTAACCTGATACCTCAGCCGATACGAGTGAATCGGCACGATCCCAGATACGGAAATCAGCCTCTTTTAAAGCACTTTTTTCACCGTTTTGTCACTTAGCTTTAAATGCTTCTGGCGTTCTATAAGGGATATGATTTCTCCTTTTCGAATGGCTAGCCGCTGCACTTCCTTTTCTACTAAAGATAGACTGGTGTGGTCACATTCATCTCCCAACCATCAAGCAATCGGCCAATCACTTGCTGAATTTCTCTTAAACTTTGTCCTATAAAAAGCGGATCACGATCCATCCGTCAATCACAAACTGGCCGTTACAGACTGTCAGGAACCCCCCATCTTATATATAGTCTTTAAAGGAACTAGATGTATTTTTAAAGTGAATATGTATGATTTAAAGTGGCTATGTTGAAAGCGTAGGTCAATTAGTTGTTAATATATAGAACAAAAGACTAGCACATAACGGCTAGTCTCGACATTTTTTTCGGGCGGAGTGAACTCGTTTCAGTAAGCTGAAACATCGAGGACTCAGATTGTGTCTCGACGCCACCTGTTTGAACGCTCCCACTTACGCTACCGTTGTAGTGGCGGTCTATAACCCTTAAAACGAGGATTAAAGTCATATAGATCATTAGAAGCCACTTTACCCGTTCGCTTTTATGCTATTATTTAAAATAGCTGTTAATTAGGGTCGATCTATTTCAAAAATAGCTCCGAGAGAGGCGTATTGCTTACCTCCTAAACGTGAAACAGGCTTTAGTTTAGCTGTGTCTACCGTGTTATCATCAGTAAGAATCTCATCATCCACATCATAACCAACAATCTCTCCAATGATCACATCCGTTACTGCCTCTTGCCCTTCGAAAGTAAGGTGTTTCTCTAAACGGCATTCGAGCCGAATCCGACTTTCTTTTAGCGACGGCACAGCTACACGACGGCTGTTTACCTCCGTTAAACCTGTCTTTAATACTTCGCTCTCATTTGCCGGTAGGTTAGCCGCTGTTTCATTGGCAACACCTACATTGTCTTCATCAATCACATGAACGACAAATTCACCTGTTTCAGTAATATTCCTCGCTGTATCTTTTAATTTTCCTTCTCTTCTTCCAATAGACACTGACAGTAATGGCGGATCTGCTGAGATCATGTTAAAATAACTAAACGGAGCTGCATTTAAAACACGCTGTGACGATTGCGACGTAATCCATGCGATCGGGCGTGGTGTAACAGCAGATGTCAAGAAATGATAATTCTCTTTCTTGGACCACTGAGCGGGATCAATATAAGCCATAAGCTGTTATTCTCCTTTAATGGCGTGATCATACCATGCTTTTGCTTCTGTTATCTCATCTCTCGTGAGCTGGTGCCCTTGATTTGCCCAATATAAATTAACAGAGGCACCTGCCTTTTCAAGGTTGTCGTAAAGCTCCTTCGTTTCTTCCGGTGGACAAATAGGATCATTCGCCCCTGCCCCAATAAAAACAGGTAGTTTCGTCATGCTAGGTAAGTCAATCCCCCGTCTCGGCACCATTGGATGCAAAAGAACAGCGCCCTGAAGCGGTTTGTCATAATGATAGAGTAAACTTCCGGCAATGTTAGCCCCGTTTGAATAGCCAACAGCAATCATTTGTTTTTTGTCGACGTTATAATCCGTCGCTGCTTTATCGATAAAGTCATACAATTCCTTCGTCCTGAAAACTAAATCCTCTTCATCAAACACACCTTCACGTAATCTGCGAAAAAAGCGATTCATCCCATTCTCGTCAACATTACCTCGAACACTCAACACAGACGCATCCGGATCAATCATATCAGCTATCGGAACTAAATCGTGCTCATCTCCACCAGTCCCATGTAATAAAAGTAACGTTCGCTCACTCGTCCCTTTATTGAAAATATGCTTCATTTTTAAACACGCTCCCTTTAATATGCTTTCAAAATTTTATTATGACCTACTGATAGCTTTCTATTTCACCAAACCTATAAGCCACTCTAACTAACTATAATAAAGTAATTTACTTCATTATAGTAGTTTCCCTATCACTTATCAAATGAATCACTTTTTTTTCTAACATATGGGATCGTATTTTCAAAGTATAAAAACCCGATAATTTCATGTACACTATTAAAAGACATGATCACTTTAATAGACAATCATTTAATGGCAAATAGTATTTAATCACCTATTTGTCTTACTCATAATGTCAGGAAAATGACTTGTTTTGGAGGAATGACAATGCTGCTAGAAGCACAACAGCGTTTAAAAGAACATTTCGGCTACGATCATTTTAGATCGGGCCAAAAACACATACTTGAAAATATTTTTGCCGGCAACAACACGATGGGAGTCATGCCTACCGGAGGCGGAAAATCAATCTGTTATCAAATACCTTCACTTCTGTTTAAAGGAGTCACACTCGTCATTTCACCCCTCATCTCACTAATGAAAGATCAGGTAGACGAGCTCCAGGAGGTCGGAATTGAAGCGACCTATATTAATAGTTCTTTGCAATACGAAGACGTTAACGAGCGAATTAACGGGATACGCCAAGGGAAATACAAGCTTGTGTATATCGCCCCTGAACGATTAGAGTCAGGCCAATTTTTAGCTATGCTGCGCACATTACCTGTCTCCTTATTAGCGATTGATGAAGCCCACTGCTTATCACAATGGGGTCATGATTTTAGACCGAGCTATCTAAAAATCCCTGAACTAATTCATCAATTAAACGGTACACCAACTGTACTCGCATTGACAGCAACCGCTACGCCTGAAGTCACAAAGGACATTTCAACTTCACTTCATGTGGCTGATCATCATGTCGTCCAGACCGGATTTGCTAGAGAAAATTTATCCTTCCATGTCATTAAAGGCATAGACAAAGATAGCTATATTAAAGACTATATCCAACAAAACAAAACGAGTGCAGGTATTATTTACGCTGCCACCCGTAAAGAAGTTGACAAGCTTCATCAACAGCTCAGCCGCGCAGGTGTTGCTGTCGGAAAATATCACGGTGGGATGTCTGCCGAAGAACGCCAGCACATGCAAGAAGCATTCGTTTATGACAACACCCGGGTGATGGTTGCGACGAATGCCTTTGGAATGGGAATTAACAAATCCAATGTTCGTTTCGTCATACACGCACAAATGCCAAGGAACATTGAAAGCTACTATCAAGAGGCAGGACGCGCTGGTCGAGATGGGGAACCAAGTGAGTGTCTCCTTTTGTTCAGTCCGCAGGATATTCGTATTCAACAATTTCTCATTGATCAATCTTTAATGGAAGACGAACGGAAGGAACAGGAATACGGAAAGCTACAAGCAATGGTTAATTATTGCCACACGGAAAATTGTTTACAATCATATATCCTTCATTATTTTGGTGATAGCGATGCCGCTCCTTGTGGTCAATGCTCCGAATGTGTGGATAACCGTGAAACCGTCGATGTAACGCGAGAGGCTCAAATGGTGTTTTCTTGCATCAAGCGTATGAATGAACGATTTGGTAAAACGATGGTTGCCCAAGTTCTCGTAGGATCAGCTAACAAAAAAGTAAAAGACTTCTCGCTACACACATTATCAACATACGGGCTCATGAAGGACCGGACACAAAAAGATGTGAGCCAATTCATTGATTATTTAACAGCGTCTCAGTTTTTAAAAATGAGTGGTGGCGCTTATCCTGTTCTTCAATTGACTGAGCATGCCGTTCCAGTGTTAAAAGGAGAAACACCTGTGACTAAAAAAGAAATACGGCAGCCTGTGTCAGTGGATACGAAAACACATCCGCTCTTCCATACATTGCGCGAACTGCGGCTTGCACTGGCAAAAGAGCACAATGTTGCACCGTATATGATTTTCTCCGA
The DNA window shown above is from Salipaludibacillus agaradhaerens and carries:
- the recQ gene encoding DNA helicase RecQ; amino-acid sequence: MLLEAQQRLKEHFGYDHFRSGQKHILENIFAGNNTMGVMPTGGGKSICYQIPSLLFKGVTLVISPLISLMKDQVDELQEVGIEATYINSSLQYEDVNERINGIRQGKYKLVYIAPERLESGQFLAMLRTLPVSLLAIDEAHCLSQWGHDFRPSYLKIPELIHQLNGTPTVLALTATATPEVTKDISTSLHVADHHVVQTGFARENLSFHVIKGIDKDSYIKDYIQQNKTSAGIIYAATRKEVDKLHQQLSRAGVAVGKYHGGMSAEERQHMQEAFVYDNTRVMVATNAFGMGINKSNVRFVIHAQMPRNIESYYQEAGRAGRDGEPSECLLLFSPQDIRIQQFLIDQSLMEDERKEQEYGKLQAMVNYCHTENCLQSYILHYFGDSDAAPCGQCSECVDNRETVDVTREAQMVFSCIKRMNERFGKTMVAQVLVGSANKKVKDFSLHTLSTYGLMKDRTQKDVSQFIDYLTASQFLKMSGGAYPVLQLTEHAVPVLKGETPVTKKEIRQPVSVDTKTHPLFHTLRELRLALAKEHNVAPYMIFSDKTLNDMCAQLPETAAQLLDVKGVGKMKVDSYGEPFLQAIQDYVAAHPDEKENTFSGSGDGVGTIKDKTPSFEKTISLFKNGHTVEEIAELRHIKETTAKSHLLQAAEEGYDVDFSSLVETEHLQLIEEAVDRIGLEDGLKPLKEALPEEIDYFTLKVYIQEYLIHS
- a CDS encoding flavin reductase family protein; this translates as MAYIDPAQWSKKENYHFLTSAVTPRPIAWITSQSSQRVLNAAPFSYFNMISADPPLLSVSIGRREGKLKDTARNITETGEFVVHVIDEDNVGVANETAANLPANESEVLKTGLTEVNSRRVAVPSLKESRIRLECRLEKHLTFEGQEAVTDVIIGEIVGYDVDDEILTDDNTVDTAKLKPVSRLGGKQYASLGAIFEIDRP
- a CDS encoding TraB/GumN family protein yields the protein MKSYVTLSLIGTSLLLFAGCSDSTASIEFEDAALEEAVLEAVDSEEETVTTEEAASVKILDASDAGIEKIAGIEQLENLTDLNLAGNAISDFSPLDELEHLEVLHAGDVFITETMDDSQWELLEQLEEDGMEVNARVRLSVEDPEDEPSKGIFLTVSEGNQIVYLLGSIHVGDENLYPLHNEIEEAFDEADHLAVEIDMADIDEMEITSYMMQEGMYTDGTALSDVLDEDVYEEAVSHLSEFGMTSSLVDSYKPWFVSMLLTDVALMETDFSGEHGIDNYFMERAHNDGLPVISLESIESQLETISGAPEEEQIESLEATVEGYDVYEEDTRQLINLWRSGNSELLTYLREMDNETDQLALDERDVAMTDQIEEFLQGDNGDTYFVVVGAMHLVGDNSIAGLLEQRGYDVETPEGF
- a CDS encoding alpha/beta hydrolase; this translates as MKHIFNKGTSERTLLLLHGTGGDEHDLVPIADMIDPDASVLSVRGNVDENGMNRFFRRLREGVFDEEDLVFRTKELYDFIDKAATDYNVDKKQMIAVGYSNGANIAGSLLYHYDKPLQGAVLLHPMVPRRGIDLPSMTKLPVFIGAGANDPICPPEETKELYDNLEKAGASVNLYWANQGHQLTRDEITEAKAWYDHAIKGE